Proteins from a single region of Phycisphaeraceae bacterium D3-23:
- a CDS encoding 5-(carboxyamino)imidazole ribonucleotide synthase, translating to MPTSPNHPIVKSPDAQPLGILGGGQLGQMFCHAAKRAGYRTHVFCPSDGEPATLACDEKTIAGYDDLAAVEGFAQSVSVVTYEFENVPAATAAACARYSPVRPGEHVLHVAQDRIREKTFLAEHDIPVGPFAKVESLDELKDAVKRIGVPAVLKTAGGGYDGKGQRVLHNGDDAGLVYAWEDLGRQPCVLEGFIDFEQEVSIVAARGVEGQVVCYGPIANSHRNHILDVSVVPSGAPASVETRAVEIATRVMTALDVVGVLCVEFFQTRSGDMLVNELAPRPHNSGHLTIDAYAASQFDQQVRCVTGHAPLPIGLKQPSAMVNLLGDLWPPRKLDESQAEPDWSAIKDNPALHLHLYGKAQARPGRKMGHLTALARTPHEAIRDAVEARANLTPRASIERD from the coding sequence ATGCCGACTTCACCCAATCACCCAATCGTCAAATCACCCGACGCCCAGCCCCTGGGCATCCTCGGCGGGGGCCAGCTCGGGCAGATGTTTTGCCATGCCGCGAAACGCGCGGGGTATCGCACCCATGTGTTTTGCCCGAGCGATGGGGAGCCGGCGACGCTGGCGTGCGATGAAAAAACGATCGCGGGGTACGACGACCTCGCGGCGGTGGAGGGCTTTGCGCAGTCGGTGTCGGTCGTGACGTACGAGTTTGAGAACGTCCCGGCGGCGACGGCGGCGGCGTGTGCCCGCTACTCCCCGGTGCGGCCGGGCGAGCACGTGCTGCACGTGGCGCAGGACCGCATCCGCGAGAAGACGTTCCTGGCGGAGCACGATATCCCCGTCGGCCCCTTCGCGAAGGTAGAGTCGCTCGATGAACTCAAGGACGCGGTCAAGCGGATCGGTGTCCCGGCCGTGCTCAAGACGGCGGGCGGCGGGTACGACGGCAAGGGCCAGCGCGTGCTGCATAATGGCGATGATGCGGGACTCGTTTATGCGTGGGAGGACCTTGGCCGGCAGCCCTGCGTGCTCGAAGGGTTCATCGACTTCGAGCAGGAGGTCTCGATCGTCGCGGCCCGCGGGGTCGAGGGGCAGGTCGTGTGCTACGGCCCGATCGCCAACTCGCACCGCAACCACATCCTCGACGTCTCCGTCGTCCCCAGCGGCGCCCCCGCAAGTGTGGAGACGCGCGCGGTTGAGATCGCGACCCGGGTGATGACCGCGCTCGACGTCGTCGGCGTCCTGTGCGTCGAGTTCTTCCAGACGCGCAGCGGCGACATGCTCGTCAACGAGCTCGCCCCCCGCCCGCACAACTCGGGCCACCTGACGATCGATGCGTACGCCGCGTCGCAGTTCGACCAGCAGGTCCGCTGCGTCACGGGACACGCCCCGCTACCCATCGGGCTCAAACAGCCCAGCGCGATGGTGAACCTCCTCGGCGACCTCTGGCCCCCCCGGAAGCTGGACGAGTCGCAAGCCGAGCCCGACTGGTCGGCCATCAAGGACAACCCCGCGCTGCACCTGCACCTCTACGGCAAGGCGCAGGCCCGGCCCGGGCGGAAGATGGGCCACCTCACCGCGCTGGCACGCACCCCGCACGAGGCGATCCGCGACGCCGTCGAGGCGCGGGCGAACCTCACGCCCCGGGCGTCGATCGAGCGGGACTGA
- the pdxH gene encoding pyridoxamine 5'-phosphate oxidase: MSISDLRQSYDDAPRFDVADLAADPVAQFHAWFADARNADIKEPNAMTLATVDAGGRPDARIVLLKDVDERGFTFYTNYDSTKAKQMSAHADVSLVFYWDVLFRQVRIRGAVTKVDRQESQAYWASRPRGSQLGAIASQQSSELADRAALEAAYAQTAERYADVDDIPLPDGWGGYRVAPEAVEFWQGQPSRLHDRLVYVKDGDGWRIKRLSP, encoded by the coding sequence ATGTCCATCTCCGACCTCCGCCAATCCTACGATGACGCCCCGCGGTTCGATGTCGCCGACCTCGCCGCCGACCCGGTCGCGCAGTTCCACGCCTGGTTCGCCGACGCCCGGAACGCCGACATCAAGGAGCCCAACGCGATGACGCTCGCGACGGTCGATGCCGGGGGCCGACCTGATGCGCGGATCGTGCTGCTCAAGGATGTCGACGAACGCGGCTTCACCTTCTACACCAACTACGACAGCACGAAGGCCAAACAAATGTCGGCCCACGCCGACGTGTCGCTCGTTTTCTACTGGGACGTGCTGTTCCGCCAGGTCCGCATCCGCGGGGCCGTGACGAAAGTTGACCGTCAAGAGTCGCAGGCCTACTGGGCCTCCCGCCCGCGCGGCAGCCAGCTCGGCGCGATCGCCTCGCAGCAGTCGAGCGAACTGGCCGACCGCGCCGCGCTCGAAGCCGCCTACGCCCAGACCGCCGAGCGCTACGCGGACGTCGACGATATCCCCCTCCCCGACGGCTGGGGCGGCTACCGCGTCGCGCCCGAAGCGGTCGAGTTCTGGCAAGGCCAGCCGTCCCGCCTTCACGACCGGCTGGTGTATGTGAAAGACGGTGACGGCTGGCGGATCAAACGGCTGTCGCCTTGA
- a CDS encoding aspartate 1-decarboxylase, giving the protein MLRKMMLSKLHRATVTRCDPDYVGSITIDADLLVASGMRPNEAVWVLDIDNAQRFETYIIRGEPGSGCIEINGAAAHLTEVGHKVIILTYAMMTEEECEAHEANVVLCDEYNGIHQVLKYHSDVDQPAVL; this is encoded by the coding sequence ATGCTTCGCAAGATGATGCTCAGCAAACTCCACCGCGCGACCGTCACGCGCTGCGACCCCGACTACGTCGGCTCGATCACGATCGACGCCGACCTCCTCGTCGCGTCAGGGATGCGCCCCAACGAGGCCGTGTGGGTCCTCGATATCGACAACGCCCAACGCTTCGAGACCTACATCATCCGCGGCGAACCCGGGAGTGGATGCATCGAGATCAACGGCGCGGCCGCGCATCTGACCGAGGTCGGCCACAAGGTCATTATCCTGACCTACGCGATGATGACCGAGGAAGAATGCGAAGCCCACGAAGCCAACGTCGTCCTCTGCGACGAGTACAACGGCATTCACCAGGTCTTGAAGTACCACAGCGATGTCGACCAGCCGGCGGTGCTTTAG
- a CDS encoding PmoA family protein has product MLLCLVWPVFGQEITAEKTDDGTRILIDDELFCELLTSPESRYGDLPRPIIYPIIGPTGAEMTRHYPMRDDVEGEAHDHPHHRSMWFAHFVNGIDFWTQGEGKGVIRVTELARIAIPLERQTVAARTEWLAPDGGLLATSNGAWEFEVLDDGSRVIDFDMAITPADGIGELVFQDTKEGTMAIRTHPALRLVGEHATGHAVNSEGDTDRDLWGKRAAWVAYWGTIDGEVCGVAIFDHPENLRHPTWWHARDYGLIAANPFGIHDFEDAEPGTGDYTLEWGETLTLRYRFVFFAGDAEEADIAGKYAAWVAETTDGEAAEETDSETD; this is encoded by the coding sequence GTGTTGCTGTGTCTGGTATGGCCTGTGTTTGGGCAGGAGATCACTGCCGAAAAAACCGACGACGGCACACGCATCCTCATCGACGACGAATTGTTTTGTGAGTTGCTCACCAGCCCCGAGTCACGCTACGGCGACCTGCCGCGGCCGATCATCTACCCCATCATCGGCCCGACCGGCGCGGAGATGACACGCCACTACCCGATGCGCGACGATGTCGAAGGCGAAGCACACGACCACCCGCACCACCGCTCAATGTGGTTCGCGCATTTCGTGAACGGTATTGATTTCTGGACACAGGGGGAGGGCAAGGGTGTGATTCGTGTGACGGAGCTGGCTCGGATTGCGATACCGCTGGAACGGCAGACGGTCGCGGCCCGTACCGAGTGGCTCGCGCCGGACGGCGGCTTGTTGGCGACAAGTAACGGCGCGTGGGAATTTGAGGTCTTGGATGACGGCTCACGCGTCATCGATTTTGATATGGCGATCACACCTGCTGATGGTATCGGTGAACTCGTCTTCCAAGACACCAAAGAAGGCACGATGGCCATCCGCACCCACCCGGCGCTGCGGCTGGTCGGCGAGCACGCGACGGGGCATGCCGTCAACTCCGAAGGCGATACCGACCGCGACCTGTGGGGGAAACGCGCGGCGTGGGTCGCGTACTGGGGCACGATCGATGGCGAAGTCTGCGGCGTCGCGATCTTCGACCACCCCGAAAATTTACGCCACCCGACGTGGTGGCACGCGCGGGACTACGGCCTGATCGCCGCCAACCCGTTTGGCATCCATGACTTCGAAGACGCGGAACCCGGCACCGGCGACTACACGCTGGAATGGGGCGAGACGCTGACGCTACGCTACCGCTTCGTCTTCTTCGCCGGGGATGCGGAGGAGGCGGACATCGCCGGGAAGTATGCGGCGTGGGTGGCGGAGACGACGGACGGCGAGGCCGCCGAGGAAACCGACAGTGAAACGGACTAG
- a CDS encoding sugar phosphate isomerase/epimerase yields the protein MPLGPVGSVRYKGYGITGDPGGRPIPRFAICNETYGELPLDAALKDIADAGYDGVELAPFTLSDDPRNLSLEDAQELGELVRSHGLAVVGLHWLLAQTEGLHLTSPDVEVRRHTADYVGHLAELCGAMGGEVLVWGSPQQRSFSPDENIEHVMRRAVEVLREVCDFAGRCGVTVAVEPLGPGETNFLNTAAQTIELIERVRHPNCRLHLDVKAMASETKPIIDIIRDSQAYTAHFHANDPNLRGPGQGEVDFATVAKALEATGYDGWVSVEVFDYTPDAPTIARQSMQVLRESFSGAKQEQM from the coding sequence ATGCCCTTGGGGCCGGTCGGCTCTGTCAGGTATAAAGGATACGGAATCACCGGCGACCCAGGAGGCCGACCCATCCCACGCTTCGCGATCTGCAACGAGACCTATGGCGAGCTGCCGCTGGACGCGGCGCTCAAGGATATCGCCGACGCCGGGTACGACGGGGTCGAGCTCGCACCGTTCACGCTGTCGGACGACCCACGGAACTTGTCGCTGGAAGATGCGCAGGAACTCGGCGAGCTCGTGCGGTCGCACGGGTTGGCGGTCGTCGGGCTGCACTGGCTGCTGGCGCAGACGGAAGGGTTGCACCTCACTTCGCCCGATGTCGAGGTCCGGCGTCACACGGCCGACTACGTGGGCCACCTCGCCGAGCTGTGCGGGGCGATGGGCGGGGAGGTCCTGGTGTGGGGCAGCCCGCAGCAGCGGAGCTTTAGCCCGGATGAAAATATCGAGCATGTGATGCGTCGCGCGGTGGAGGTGCTGCGGGAGGTGTGCGATTTTGCAGGGCGTTGCGGTGTGACGGTCGCGGTCGAGCCGCTGGGCCCGGGCGAGACGAATTTCTTGAACACCGCGGCGCAGACGATCGAACTCATCGAACGCGTGAGGCACCCCAACTGTCGGCTGCACCTGGATGTCAAGGCGATGGCCAGCGAAACGAAACCGATCATCGACATCATCCGCGACAGTCAGGCGTACACCGCACACTTTCACGCCAACGACCCCAACCTCCGTGGCCCGGGCCAAGGCGAGGTCGATTTTGCAACGGTCGCCAAGGCGCTCGAAGCGACCGGGTACGACGGCTGGGTGAGTGTCGAGGTGTTCGACTACACGCCCGATGCGCCCACGATCGCGCGGCAGAGCATGCAGGTGTTGCGAGAGAGTTTTTCGGGAGCCAAACAGGAGCAGATGTGA
- a CDS encoding carbonic anhydrase, giving the protein MPDTPSTTDEVLAHNARFAETFAGETLSAPPRRKLLVIACMDARINVEKALGLHYGDAHILRNAGGTVTDDVLRSAIVSTNVLGTREIMVINHTGCGMMGCTDHGLREELAKKHGPAEDAPPDFHAFTELNRHVRDQVARLREHPWVPDDTALRGFTYDVETGRLHEVDCG; this is encoded by the coding sequence ATGCCCGACACCCCCTCCACCACCGACGAAGTCCTCGCCCACAACGCCCGGTTTGCCGAGACGTTTGCCGGCGAAACACTCTCTGCCCCGCCCCGCCGCAAGCTGCTCGTCATCGCCTGCATGGACGCGCGCATCAACGTCGAGAAGGCGCTCGGGCTGCACTACGGCGACGCGCACATCCTCCGCAACGCCGGGGGCACCGTCACCGACGACGTCCTGCGCAGCGCGATCGTCTCGACCAACGTGCTGGGCACCCGCGAGATTATGGTCATCAACCACACCGGCTGCGGGATGATGGGCTGTACCGACCACGGGCTCCGCGAGGAGCTGGCGAAGAAGCACGGCCCGGCCGAGGACGCGCCGCCCGACTTCCACGCGTTTACCGAGCTCAACCGCCATGTCCGCGATCAGGTCGCGCGCCTGCGGGAACACCCTTGGGTGCCCGATGACACGGCCCTGCGCGGGTTCACTTATGATGTCGAGACCGGACGGCTGCATGAAGTGGACTGTGGCTGA